AGAATGGGGAAAATATAGGGTACGGCATAAGGTATTGATGGGACCCGCTAGAACATAAAAGCTATGTATATGGGGTATTACTGCAGCTTTTATTTCTCAGCACGCTTTCATGTAGGTCTATGGTTTCCAAAAAAGGCCCTGCTTGTGCTGCAAAAAAATTTCTAATCTGTATTTCATGGTGCCATTATTGTGCAAATTTTTGTCGACCCTTGAAAACATAGTTCTTAATATAGCTGTGGGCCGTGAACTGGGAGAATATATGTTTAGTCCAAATAATCCTGACTATTAATATGAAATTAATCATGTTTAAATTAAACTACTGAAAAcggtgctttaaaaaaaatttttttttacagtagataATATACAGGCAAATAAGCATGTAGCTCTTCTACAAAATATTCTATAGAGAATAATGTGCAAAACAATTTTATGACAGCCCTCATATCCCTTTTTAATGTTCAAAGTATTTTTCTAAGATGTATTGCAACGGttcaaaatatgcaaatatccTTGACACGTCATAAAAGTGAGAATGCCTTGTAAACAAACAGTATAGTAGTTTTGGAGATATGTTAGTGCTGCAGTGTACTGCCAAATAGTAACACCGTAACATCCAATaatagatcaaatgagaacaACGCGGAAACTAtgcattgcatgtatagatcaaatgaaaattacatagaaatatagagaTTAACGGAAATGTCACTGAAAGTAAGGGGCCCAACTCCTGAAACACAGCCTCATACCACATCCCTCCTCCACCGAACTTtacagtcaggcaggtaacgttctccttgcatccgccaaacccagctTCGCCCATCACACTGCCAAACAAGTGGGTTTAGTCACTCAGCAGAACCCATTTCCATCGCTCCGGAGTCCGCTTGCAGTgccgcttggcattgtactcaGTGATGTGGGGCTTGTATGcaggccatggaaacccattccatgaagctcccaccGCACAGgctttgtgctgatattaatggaactcttcagctatggaatcgtTATAATTAAATGAGTATTTTTGTCAGCGTATCTATTTTCCTGGCAATTTCTATccatgaaaatgtgttttattttcaaatgttactctatttttaatatatttttgttagtaAATTGATAACTGTATCAAAAAATATTGTATCAAAAGAaagacattatataaatatatatatatatatttttatatatatatatatatataccgtatttgctcattATAAGACGGcctccccaaaatttgaatattaatttagaaaaaaaagaaaaaaactgaatataagactgccctataggaaaaaagttttactattaaatattaactcatgtaaactattttttcatgtttaataaaaactatgattgagaaaagtgtttttatttccttttagttgccaacctgccccccagttatgcacatctgctccacagcttgctactctgcctccctgatattccttctaccccccccatatgccattctgcctccttgatatgccttataccccctatatgaaaAGTAGGGGGTGTTCAATTTTTCAAGTGTGGAAAAATGCTGCtcttaaatgattttatttccaaaacTACTTTTTCTTAACGATCTAACCCTGTTTTAGCATGTAGAATCTGCAGCAGTTTCTTATAAGGATGCGGGGCATTCTTAGTACAAACCGTATGAGCCAATCAGCACGAACGTTTCgttggttactatggtgataaaaaCTACTTTATTTCCAAAACTAATTTTTCTTAACGATCTAACCCTGTTTTAGCATGTAGAATCTGCAGCAGTTTCTTATAAGGATGCGGGGCATTCTTAGTACAAACCAATAGTATGAGCCAATCAGCAGGAACGTTTCgttggttactatggtgataacGCCACTTTTGAAATTACGCAGTAGAATCTCGTTTTAGAAATAACCCCTACTACTGCACAGAAACAGAAACGAGTGGTGTAATATAGTCATATTGGCAAGAAGGGCTAAGAAATTATTAAGAAACGAATTTCAAATGTAGCGCAGCCTAACACCCTTTTCTACCGTGGACTCCAGAGCTATAAACACCAGAAATTGCTGCACGGAATCAGCTTTTGCAATGTGTCTCCAGCGGCCGGCACCGAAGTACGCTGAGGAAGCCATTTTACCGCTGCACTGCGGTCCCAGATATAGGCTCCGGCAAAATGGCGCCTGCAGCTGAGGGCGTTACATTAACACTCGACTGTTTTTTGAGGAGGAAGGGGAAAACGCGtttaatgatgacatcatgcaaCCCTTTGGCGTTCATATTTGCTACAGTCGCTTTTCCGGTTTTAGATTGGGGATTAGGTTTATGATTGTCAGATGAAGTTAAGACACCTAAAAGCAGCCGAGCAATGCAGCCTGTGGGTATGTACTGTGCGATACTACTGTATGTGAAAAGGGCGGTGATATGGTGGGTTGCTAATGACGTAACCAGAGTAGTTTAGAGTTTTGAACACTCGGTTCTATGTGATCTCGCGCGCAGTGCAGTTTCGCCGGTTAGCAAACGGAGTAGTCGTGCAGACCTGCATCCTGTGTGGAGCTTTCTGCCGCCCATATACACATAACACATTCATAATACTACCTGTTTACTAACGAGACCAGCGTGACGTGCTCACAGTCCTGTCTttgtccactagggggcgctgaGAGGGGTTGCGCGGGTTACATAAATGTCTCACCACAGGCAGCACGAGCTTGTGTGTGTTAGTCGTTTCTATACCGGTTAAGGGGTCAGCTGCAGCTGTCTAGTGTAATCTTTGTAACTGATCAAATTTTGAAGAGAATGTTAATGTTCCTGAGGGtttaattcttttaaaatatgtttatgtaaCAAAACAGTCTTCACTGCATGTAATTTCTTGCgttttgtttggcagtgacTTGTACCGAGACTGAAAATTGGGCCAGCAAGGTGAAAAAGGCCAACAAAAATGTGATCTTTTCAACTACCTCAGCCGCTCTGGCCTATGGTTCACCCGCACACACCAGGGAACAAAAGGTGCGAGATTGGAAAAAGGGTGATGGGCCTCTGAAAATAGTTTTGTTTACCGTGAATTATCTAAAGCTTTAATACATCTTGGCTATTaaggcaaaaagaaaacattttatttgggtTTCTAGTCTTTTACTTCTGCCTAAGAACAAGCTCGGATGCACTTTTCCCTCCACTGACAATGTTCCTATTACTGAAACATGTCAAAAcccagaaataatatatatattttttaagtcaGATTTTTTGCTGGTAACATTTCTGGAAATTTTGAAGCCAttacagggaaaaaaagttgttgttttttttctggaaataatGGAAACTTtcaggaaaatgaaaaaaaaaatgcagagtgGAATAGTTTTACAAATGTGAAATGctgtgtatataaaagtatcaATAAAATTACAActtattcagtaaataataaactaaatttgctttttaatttttttgttgcaaatggaACAACAAGGTCTGTATTTGTTAAGAACATTTCAACTATTCATAAGAACAGGTGACACCCCCTTCCctcaaatgcaacaaaataaataaagaaactgtcaacacaaaaaacaaaagatctCCTCTAATCCTCCTACATGGATTGGCCGTGGAGAGAGATCACAATCACCCAATCAGATTTGCACCTTAGCACCAATTGCAAATGGGAAAAGTGAAATGGAATAACTGCCATTATTTCACAAAGGTCTTCATGTCATATAGTTTGAATGCCATGTcgtaaatgtattatttctcaTTGTAGAAGAAGTTATTCCACattccattttgtttaaatttttccagaagaaataaacaaaaaatagctttttttttttaattattattttccagacCTTCCCATCGCTTGCTGgtaacacttaattgtcatgtgaaacaaaagcaggcactgataggtagTTGCCACAGATACAGAGAAAGCTTGTGAAACTTCTAAGGCCTAAAATCTAGGAGCCAGTCGCGGCTTCTCTACTATTACtgctactattactactactggGTCGTAACTTTACATCACGCGGCCCCACAGAAGTTTCACCTCCTGGCAGCACCTTCTGAAAAGCTGACTCTGTATCAAGGGCGCAGTTTATAGTCCTGCGCCAACCTGAGCTCTGTACCAATAGCCTAACGGCCTATGGAGTGCTATTAATGCTTTGTCAAAGAGCTTGAAATATTGGGAAAGTTAACGGATTTCCTAAATGCGGTGGTGAATCACTTATGTAAAAACAGACGTTTTTAAGACAACCTGTCACAAAAAATACCTTTATATCAGTGTGTTTTCTCTTCTAATGCTCTTTTACAGATGCCTGTAATTACTAACACAGCTACTGTGACAGAAGCAGAAGAGGTGGTagcaaagaaaaagaagaaaaaaaagaaaaagaaaacaagcacAAGCAGTAATTGTGAAGATGTTGAAAAATCTCAAAATGAAAACTATATTAGTCAAGAGCCACCAAAAATACAGGTACAGTTCATGAAATTCTCTCGTTTCAGTTTTAGCAACTAGCGGTTCCGATATTGTGTTGTATAGCCATTATTTTAACCCGACTCTCTAGCcgttatatgcactttaatgcacatttcTGTATGaccccttttgcaaatgcacgCAAGGATTTCGTATTTGCCTTTTTCTACACCCTCCAGCTATTGGCTGTGCAGAGAATGTTGGTTGAACATGTTTTCTGCCACATGATTTACTTACCGCTTCAACACTGGCTCAGCAACAGTTGTGAGCACTTTCCTGCAactaattggctgcttaaagttGCTCTactcagctctggagctgcaactTCTAACATTAAGTGGctttagtatttcttttttaaacatattcaaTTACTGAAGTCCCTGCCAAAAAATCAGCAAAGCTTCAAATTTGTTTGTTTGCCTGCCATTGTAAATACCTATTGTGTAGGAATTCCCCCAGGTTTCCGAAACTGTTACTTTGGTTAAATTATGGGCTTATTTAGAGTTGTTCTTTTGAAGGACAATGAAGAGTTTCCTGATCTGGTATCTTCTGTAAGGGGTAGGAGACATGAATCCATTACCACGTGTGCCTATGGTTCGTCACCGCGTCTAGGAACGGTAAGACATTTTTTAAAggcagaaataatatatatatttccgtATTATATCTGTCATAGGCTGGTTGCCTGAGCCTAAAAATCTGCTTCTATGTTGGGTAAGCACCAGCTAAGTTACActtctttttctgtttgtttgtaAAATGACACAGAGATTGAAAATCCAGCACTACATACACAGATCTTGAATGTTTaaccttaaaattattttaatccaTAGTTTAGCTAGGCAGTGTAGGGCCTGCATTCCATATGTTTTTGTACGATTACCACTTTTCATCCCTGTTTGAGCTAGCAGTGGAGTAGATCTGTGCTGGCGGCGGTTAGATTTCTTCTGCTGCTCCCTACCGGTCCACGGGTGCATACAGGTCTGTGGAGAGCACAGAGAGAATGCCTCTTCACGTCATTCAGGTTTTctgaagcaatatatatatttttaggctGTTCTCTTATAACACTGATCAATGAAAGGCTTAGCATGATGCCTCTGTACatgtatacttttgtttagGGCACCTTTAAAAGTTATCTTTATTCACCcagaatcaataaataaatatatatatatattatcgaTCCCCTCTTCCTTTGCCATCATGCTGTCAGCTAAAAAGAAAGTATGCCCTATGTAGGAATGATGTTCTTTTCTGCAGCCTACACTgtgttttttgacattttttcttttctgcaggTGGATGCAAAACCCAAAGGCTCTGGCAAAAAGAGTAAAGTCCCGGTTCAGCTTGATTTGGGTGGGATGCTGGCAGCCCTGGAACAGAAGCAGCACACAGAGAAGGCAAAGCAGTCTGCCAAGTCTGTAGTGTTATCTGGTACAGTCTTTGCCGCTAGTTATAAATAATTTCTGATGTCTATTTACACCTATCATTCCGCTGGCTACCACCTACTGAATgtctgttcattttattttgtgcaaacaactttatgtactttatgttatgttgggttttttttctgaaagatAACTGGTCAGATATGATTTCTCATCTGATTAAATCCTTTAATTGTGACAGTGTTCAGTCTCATAACCTGTTGACTGTGTTTCAGTTGGAGGTGGTATCCCAGTATTGGCTCGAGAACCAGTCGCATCAACAAAACACCAACAGTCAAAACCAAGTCAAGCTCCGCACAATCCGCTGGACTCGAGTGCTCCGCTGGTAAAGAAAGGAAAGCAAAGAGAGATGCCCAAAGCCAAGAAACCAACTTCACTTAAAAAGGTTTGCCTGtatagatgatgatgatgaaacaactttttaaaaaaacaacttttaaaaAGCATCTATTTTCcagtacactaaataaatgtatgtaattgcatttataaaaatgatttagtaTATGTATGGATTTCACAGCAAAAACACACATGGCAATTCTAATGACATTAGTTCCCAGGGTCTTTGAGGTGTggatatatacactgtatagtTAGAAGCTTATgtcatggaattttttttattttttgtttcaatttaagATAATTTTGAAAGAGAGGGAAGAGCGGAAGCAGCTGAGAGCTTCAGTGGAACAGGAAGCACCCACTTCGGTTGAAGACATTAGCTCTGGTTCACGTGAACAAATCGACACTCCAGCAGAGTCTGCAGATGATCCACATCCTAACACTGAAACAGGCATGTTTATAAAATCAGGGGTGGGTTACCTGCTGGTTAAGTGTTTCTGGTGTGTCATTGTTTAGAGGGATATTGTAATAAAGCTAAAATGATATCCCCAAGGGCAATggcaaaaaaatcaaaaagtcTACACAAATAAAAACCTATATAATTAAGTATTGATGAAGTAGAATTTAGTATCCAGAAAGCCCAAGGACTTGATAGTCACCATGTTGTCCAGTTGTATAATTAGTGGTGTTAACTAAAATTGAAATATGCTACATTTGCTTGTACACTGGACAGTAGGCGGTTtggtacatttacatttttgactttttgctttaaatttttcttttgcagctaCTGATGAAGCTGTTATAGTTGAACAGGAAGAAGACACCAGCAAGCCACTTTCTGCTGTTTCACAATCGGGTTCCACTGTTGCCAGAATTCACAGCAGGCGATTTCGAGAGTAAGACCTTTTGTAGCTTTTAAATAGTTTGAGATTTATTCTTAATGCGTGACTCAGGCATTGTAGCAACATTTTGCTGTTGAAGGAACACTGTCACATCCCAAATCCCAGTAGCGTTTCAGTATACTGTATTTGTCTAAACGGTGTGCAACGGTGTATTCTTAAGTAATTCGTGAGCCAAACCATATGGGTATGACCAGGAAAATAATGGTTCAAATATGAAACCTGACTCATTGACTCCAGGATGACCCAACTCTCTATCTATGACACCCTGTGAGGATTCTCATTCCAGTCTTGTGTGATTGTCATCATGTGCATGTGATCTGATGTCCGTATGCATGATGACCTGATCGGATCAAATGGACATACATAATATCAAAACAGAGCTAGATGTATTGCAGCGTAACTGTACACATAGTCGCCCAATAGATAcattatttgctcgattataagacaaggttttttcagagcaaatgctctgaaaaatacccctcgtcttataatcggggtcgttttACGGGTTATTCTGAGTCCCCATCAATAAATCGCGCAGTGTAGATGTTTTGCATATAGTGGTCATCAAAGGTCTAGTTTGCACTGTGGGACTTGATTAAGATGACTTTGTCTCCCCTAGGTATTGCAGCCAGGTTCTGAGCAAAGAAGTGGATGCGTGTGCAGTGGCCCTTCTTAAAGAGCTTGTTCGGTTCCAGGATCGCATGTATCAGAAGGATCCAGTGAAAGCTAAGACCAAGCGGAGGCTGGTCATGGGTCTGAGGGAGGTGTTGAAACACCTGAAACTCGGCAAGCTTAAGTGTATTATAATTTCTCCCAATTGTGAAAAGATCCAATCTAAAGGTGAATGTAAATTCATTATTGAGGGAAAGCGTTATGCGAGTTACATAACGTTGGAGCTCCTATCAATGGTTTTGTCTTTTTAACCCTATCTATACTCTTTTGAGTGCCTTAAATCTAAAATCTATAATGATGTTGCATTCACAGGTGTAACATTCCCACTTGTTAATATATGTTCTCTTTTTAACAATGTTACAGAAGGCACTTTACCTGCTTGTGTGTGTCTGCAGGTGGCTTGGATGACACTCTGCAGACTATCATTGACTGTGCCCGTGAGCAGAATGTCCCCTTTGTGTTTGCACTGAATCGGAAAGCCCTGGGCCGATGCGTGAACAAAGCTGTGCCTGTTAGCGTGGTCGGGATTTTCAGCTATGACGGTGCCCAGGTGAGCAGGAttggcttttatttatataggtaATATAGGGGTTATTAAAAGGCGATAGTGACATATTTCAGGTGGCATCACGGTGAGCAAAATGACATTTAATGCGATGAATTTGATGTTTGAAGCTTTTTGGATAGAAAGGAGTTTATTAGTCAAAGTAAAACTACTGTGAGTCAGGGGTATAGCAGCCTCTGGGGCCCTATGAGTAACCCAGCAGCTGTAATATGTGGGTGCACATGGCATGTGCAGGTGACCCGGCACACATGGGTAATAGGGGGGTGagatttaacctcttaaggacaatgcattgtgtgcCCATActtgtacaggctttgtcatgaaggggttaaaggctggGGCATGTTTTAAATGTGGACCAATGCAGCTTGAAAAGGCACCCAAGCAGAGCATTGAAAGTGTGAAAAAAGACCATAAGGACAgatgggggggggaaataacttggcaaatatactttaaaaataaatttaaaaaaattgtttggtTTTTTACAGGATCACTTTCACAAATTGTATATGCTCACAATGGAAGCAAGGGAAATGTATAAAGATGTAGCACAAGAAATAGAGCATCAGACTGAAAACTGGATTTGGGCTGATGAGACAAAACCAGCAACAGAACCTCTGCCTGAAAGCAAACAGCAGCCTGACAGAGAGAGCAAGGAGACCCTCGTGCCGGAGGGGGACGATGAACCAAACTATAGTAAGTAATCAAGGGATGGGCCGTGGGCGTGATGTTTACGTATAACCCCTAACAAATAGCatcctcaaaataactcaatatATTAACCATTTGCCAACCTTGAAAGCTTACACTTGTGTAGGTGGTGTTCCCTTGTGCCCTGGCCTAAGTAATGGCTTTGCCCCTAGTCGATCCTTGCTGGTTGCCACATTGCCCAAATACTGCGcaggtgtgttttgtttttttaatgccatgTACACTATGTCTGAGTGATTAGACTGGAACCCCTGATGTAACCCAAGTTTCTTAACTTTCAGACTCTTAACAGTCGGCTCTAGCTCACCAGGTTGGAGTACTGGCTGACGTTTTAgtgttgaaagaaaaaaaaaagtgtttaaaacaGTTGCTATGATATCTTCTATGTATTTACTAAATTACATCTTtcctttgtatatttattaaatcgAATTGGTCTAACATGCCTAAAATGTACCTAATTATGTTATTCAatgttacatttctttattgacATTTGACTTGCAGAGGTGTAACTATGAGAATGAATAGCAGCTATGTGTGTGTAGTTATGACATTACCCCCCTCCACTGAAAGCACTACAGCCAAGACTTCACAAATGTATCCTTTATATCTGCCTCTCATTTCAGTTAAGGTGTGGAAACGGATGCTGGAAGAAGGGTATAAGCCGTACACCATGAGTTTTGAAGAGAAAGTTAACACTGACCTGTTTAATCTGCATTTGTGACTGCAGCATCAGTATGGGGTCCCTCTGTCTCACAATGGAGCAAACCATGCGCAGGGCAACAATGTACTTGATTGACAACACAAACCTAGCAGGTCTATCTTGCCCACATGACCCCATGCTGATGCCATTTGATTTTgactttcttaattttttttttttttactgtattttcaaATAtctattgaattaaaaaaaatgaaacggcAGGCCAATGTGATTCTTACGCTTAATTACTCGATTATTGAAGTAACAAAAACAGGAACGTTGATGTTGCATCTAACCCGGTCTCGGGATGTCAGAAATATATGATGGACAATAATTTCTAGAAaccaagaatatatatatatatatatatatatatatatatatatatatatatatttaaaactcaAGTGGTTATGGTTCTGTAATATTTTTCAGATGGGTTTGCTTAAAAATGTCTTGATGTGCCTGTAAGTGTGCTTGGCACTGACGTACATATACAGGTTTTTATGTCATATTGTAAGGTTGTCTCCTAAAAGTTAGTAAAGGAGagaatagtatttgctgggtgtcGCTGATCAAGTGGTTTTAAGACTCTGTAACAAAAGCATTGTGAAGCATTGTTACAAACTGAGAAAGCATTGAGTGCACACGTGAGGCATGTCATCCATGTAAGCAACCAACAGGACGGCCATTAGGAGGATACAGCCAGTATACTGTTTATGCCAGCCTCTGACAAGACATGGGACCCCTCTATTTCCACACTGGCATAGGGCCCCCAAATCCCTACCGTGAATAATGATGTAGGGGCTTACAGATTATATTTCTTTAACATAGGATCTGaggttttggatttttttatacattatttatttagttattaagTCTTTTAAACATGGGACCATGGAAAAGGTCAGCGAAGTTGAAACTGCCTTTCTGATGGCAGACTTGGCAACCAGGAAACTAAATAAGCATATCATTTCTATACGAAGCATTATTTGCTCATTAGTATGAATGAAGGATATCATAAAGGCAAACCGTATTTGACTTGAGCCTGGAAAAAAGGGCCATTGCTGCCCCTCTAACCCTTGTGACTGCAGCACAAATTACTTGGTAGTTAAAGCTTCTGACACcatggttttatatagcaccattatgTTCTGCAGCacagtacaatgggtaaaccggGCATAACAAAGATTTGACTTACAGGAACTAGAAGTAAGGAAGGTCAAACTCACAATCTAGAAGGATTTAGTGTATGTTACACAAGTCATATGTGTATACAACAAACATGTCCAGACAAGAGTGCattttgaaatgcttttttccccagtttttgcccactttttatatttgccttttaaaatgttttctatctATTTCAGCAATATGGATATTAGGATGAAAGGaagacatagaaaaaaaaatagataggtCCTTAAGGGGGTTAATAGGTATGATGCCATCATATGAAGAATGCAATTCTGATAAATTGTGAAGCTTTATTGGAGTCATGCATATGACCGGGGCAAGGATATATCTATAGAGCTGCGTGGACAAAACAAGAGAAAGTATTCCCATAGGGAccagtatttttttcccatttggccaatgttaatacatttatttatttttgctaaatTATCACAGGTATAGGTAGAATTAAATGTTTGAGATTTCTATGTACTGTTGTATTTATGGTTAGATTCCACCAGGTGGCGCTACCTTGCCATTAAAGGGACACAACCATCATAAACacttaatacatatgatagctgtgtccCCTTATAACTTTTcccaaaaaatacagaatgttcatactgtatacatatgtgtggAGTAATCAGTAAACTATCGTATCATTAACTTATGCTACAACATGCGCTTCAAGACAAAACCTCTTAACTGCCAATTAGACCAAAGAAAAACTAGAAATAGACTGCATTGATACATGATGTAACCAAAGTGTAAAATTACTGACACCTCTCTAATTTGAGTTAGCAGAGATCCCAGGTTGAAAGCCCAATTATTGGGTTGGTAGTCAACTCAAATGAGAAACAATTATCTTGTGATTGAATTCATGTTCTGTGAATAGTTGAATTCAAACTTTGTCAGCATTAAGACGGTTAAACATTCTTGGTATGGTTTATTTCTGCTTGATCGTGTATGTGCAGCATGTTTATTTGGTTCATGAACGGCATCTTCATTCAGTTTCGCCAGGCCCAATAAGGTTGGATATTTTCGTTGCTCGTTTACACTGTGAGGAGgtttttctatggtttcaatatAGCAATGTCTgggttttgtgtcttttttttcttttttcatatttacacaGCTCTGGCCAATTAAGGTTTAGTCATTGAATCTGGCCAAATGTATGAAAAACAGGACACCACATATTACTATCGTTTAAAAGATACACTGGGACCATTTTGCTTGTGAAATGGTTCACACGTGTCCTGAGTAGTCATAGATGAGTTAATaggatttttattattgaaacatAACGTAGACAGAACCAAATCATTCATGCAGGTATTATCTTCCCATTTAATTTACACTATAGGCAGTGGCGCTGTACTGATTGGGGGTGTTACCAGCTTCAGACTCGCATAAATGGTTAATATAAGTGGTTTAGAGCTATATAGTTAAGATGCCAACTATCCTTTTATTGCAGTCCATTTTAGCTTTAGTTTTTCTTTACCTATGGCAGTATTCATGCCCTGTCGTACAGAACAAGCCCAGAGCATTTAGGATTTGGAAAGAAGACAAACCGCTCTTCATTTCCTGAACTTAAGAGAACAGCTGTATGGTACCAAACCAATATCCCGGGGATATACATATTACACAACATCACCAACAAAAATGGAAACCCCATAAAACAAAGCATCATTGATATTTACAGACTCAACTCGCTGTAGTGATCATTTTGTAAAGTCCTGCAAAGACTATCATTGTATTGGCATTTTATGGTGTGATCATATGCGGATTGGCCCTATGGACCAAACAGGACCGTTCCAACATGCCAAGCTGACCCGAACACAAGCTTAAGCAAACCGAGAAGGTGCCAACCCTCTGCTGGGTGTTATCCACCATGAGACTATGCACAAATCTACAGCAAGAAGTGCTGATTAGGCCCTGTCTACAGTTAAAATCCATGGGATGACTCATGAAATCACCCCAATTAACCATATATGTTCATGTCAGCCATTACTGCAGGAGATACAGTGTAGTGTTGCTCTTTCATAATGCAGTCAGGGATTTCCACCAGAAATATACTCCTTATTCAATATTTTTCACAATATAGTAGGGGACggttgtaattatatatatatatatatatatatatgtaatacaaGCACTTATTTAGGACATTAAATACTAGTGAAAggttaaataccgtatttgctcgattataagacgaccctgattataagacgaccccccaaatcaaaatattaatttaggaaaaaaacaaaaagcctgaatataagactaccctatagaaaaaaagttttactagtaaatattaatgtaaactaattttcatatttaataaaagccatgattgagaaaaatatattttttatttccttttatttgccaacctgcccccccccagttatgcacatctgcccccaggcttgccactctgcccccagaaatgccttatacccccctatttgccactctgccccatgatgtg
The DNA window shown above is from Spea bombifrons isolate aSpeBom1 chromosome 1, aSpeBom1.2.pri, whole genome shotgun sequence and carries:
- the SECISBP2 gene encoding selenocysteine insertion sequence-binding protein 2: MQPVVTCTETENWASKVKKANKNVIFSTTSAALAYGSPAHTREQKMPVITNTATVTEAEEVVAKKKKKKKKKKTSTSSNCEDVEKSQNENYISQEPPKIQDNEEFPDLVSSVRGRRHESITTCAYGSSPRLGTVDAKPKGSGKKSKVPVQLDLGGMLAALEQKQHTEKAKQSAKSVVLSVGGGIPVLAREPVASTKHQQSKPSQAPHNPLDSSAPLVKKGKQREMPKAKKPTSLKKIILKEREERKQLRASVEQEAPTSVEDISSGSREQIDTPAESADDPHPNTETGMFIKSGVGYLLVKSTDEAVIVEQEEDTSKPLSAVSQSGSTVARIHSRRFREYCSQVLSKEVDACAVALLKELVRFQDRMYQKDPVKAKTKRRLVMGLREVLKHLKLGKLKCIIISPNCEKIQSKGGLDDTLQTIIDCAREQNVPFVFALNRKALGRCVNKAVPVSVVGIFSYDGAQDHFHKLYMLTMEAREMYKDVAQEIEHQTENWIWADETKPATEPLPESKQQPDRESKETLVPEGDDEPNYIKVWKRMLEEGYKPYTMSFEEKVNTDLFNLHL